In Candidatus Bathyarchaeia archaeon, a genomic segment contains:
- the hisD gene encoding histidinol dehydrogenase, translating into MPLKILRLNSARSKILENRWPRKRSLDEDLLRNVERIIGDVKKRGDLALIELTMRFDGVKLSAENLKVGREEIEEAYSRVSEEQISAINLAKSRVEKFEMNILSRIQFMYEDDLGVKIWREYRPIRSVGCYVPGGKASYPSTLIMTVVPAKVAGVPRVVVCSPPRRDGGIHPLTLVAADICGVDEIYKVGGAQAIAALAYGTGTIKPVGKIVGPGNKYVLCAKQIVSRDVSIDHPAGPSEIMVLADDTADPDYVAADMLSQIEHGVDSISILVTTSMNLAVAVLKRIMDPLINQLTNGSLMETAIEENISILVSEGMDEAVDFVNEFAPEHLEIIAEGAHDIARRIYSAGLILIGHATPVSLSDYCLGTNHVLPTGGYGHIYQPLSVLDFIKCINIAECSMKALKELYPSAKILAESEGLLNHALAIGRRIKD; encoded by the coding sequence ATGCCTCTGAAAATTCTTAGATTAAATAGTGCTCGCTCCAAGATTCTGGAGAACAGATGGCCTAGAAAGAGAAGTTTAGATGAAGACCTGCTTAGAAATGTTGAGCGCATAATTGGGGATGTTAAGAAGCGGGGGGATCTTGCCCTTATAGAGTTAACCATGAGGTTTGATGGCGTTAAATTATCGGCTGAAAATCTAAAAGTAGGTCGGGAAGAGATTGAGGAGGCGTATAGTAGGGTTAGTGAGGAGCAGATTTCAGCTATAAATCTCGCTAAAAGTAGGGTTGAAAAATTTGAGATGAACATTCTAAGCCGCATTCAATTCATGTATGAGGATGATTTAGGCGTGAAAATATGGAGGGAATATAGACCTATTAGAAGTGTTGGATGTTATGTGCCAGGTGGTAAAGCATCTTATCCTAGCACGCTGATCATGACGGTTGTGCCCGCGAAGGTTGCCGGTGTCCCCAGGGTGGTTGTTTGCTCCCCGCCGAGAAGGGATGGGGGAATCCACCCATTAACCCTTGTTGCAGCGGATATATGCGGTGTTGATGAGATTTACAAGGTTGGTGGGGCGCAGGCGATTGCCGCCTTAGCCTATGGAACGGGGACGATTAAACCAGTTGGTAAGATTGTTGGTCCTGGAAATAAGTATGTTTTATGCGCGAAGCAGATTGTTTCACGTGATGTATCGATTGATCATCCAGCTGGACCCAGCGAAATAATGGTTTTAGCTGATGATACTGCTGATCCAGACTATGTTGCAGCGGATATGCTCTCTCAGATTGAGCATGGGGTAGATAGCATATCTATTCTAGTGACGACATCCATGAATCTTGCAGTGGCTGTGCTTAAGAGAATCATGGATCCGCTGATAAATCAATTGACTAATGGAAGTTTAATGGAGACAGCTATTGAAGAAAATATTTCAATATTGGTCTCCGAGGGCATGGATGAAGCCGTGGATTTTGTAAATGAATTTGCACCTGAACATTTAGAGATAATTGCTGAGGGAGCCCATGATATAGCTAGGAGAATATATTCTGCCGGGTTAATATTGATTGGTCACGCAACGCCAGTATCCCTAAGCGACTACTGTCTCGGAACAAATCATGTGCTTCCGACAGGAGGTTATGGACACATCTATCAACCCCTATCAGTTCTAGATTTCATTAAATGCATTAACATCGCTGAGTGCTCCATGAAAGCCCTCAAGGAACTTTATCCCAGCGCTAAGATTTTAGCTGAAAGTGAAGGTTTGTTAAATCATGCGCTGGCTATAGGCAGGAGGATTAAGGATTGA
- the hisG gene encoding ATP phosphoribosyltransferase, whose amino-acid sequence MGRISFVIPKGHLAEGALKILERAGYTILGSERTYRPAINDPMIDLKILRPQEIPVFITEGLHDIGITGLDWLYETRADVEVLLDLEYGRVKIVLAIPKFWTDIKSLPDLLEKFNREGKTLRISTEYLNISADYLVRDPVYKRLYGDKEPLIVTPWWKRGENSNVAIYLSFGATEAKPPENADAIIDVMETGESLEQNNLKPISIIMESTAVLIANKGSLRDPEKREKIYDVLTLLKGVVDGRKKLHIFVNVHKNNLPRLLEKLPALKKPTIAPLSDENWYSVNTVIDRDQFIEILPMLRRLAQGLVVYEPRQVLPLEEITSNEKALKGGMKYASENS is encoded by the coding sequence ATGGGTAGAATCAGCTTTGTTATACCTAAGGGGCATCTGGCTGAGGGGGCTCTGAAAATTCTTGAGAGGGCAGGATACACTATACTTGGTAGTGAGCGCACATATAGGCCGGCAATAAATGATCCAATGATTGATCTTAAGATTCTTAGACCCCAAGAGATACCTGTTTTCATCACTGAAGGACTGCATGATATAGGTATAACGGGGCTGGATTGGCTTTATGAGACGCGTGCAGATGTGGAGGTTCTTTTGGATCTTGAGTATGGGAGAGTTAAGATTGTTTTGGCTATCCCAAAGTTTTGGACTGACATAAAGAGTCTACCTGATCTCCTTGAGAAATTTAATCGGGAGGGTAAAACGCTTAGAATATCCACTGAGTACCTGAATATTTCAGCCGACTATCTGGTGAGGGATCCAGTATATAAGAGGCTTTATGGTGATAAAGAGCCATTAATTGTCACGCCATGGTGGAAGAGAGGCGAAAACAGTAATGTTGCAATCTACCTATCTTTTGGCGCAACAGAGGCTAAACCTCCGGAGAATGCTGATGCAATAATTGATGTAATGGAAACAGGTGAATCCTTGGAGCAAAATAATTTAAAGCCTATTAGCATTATAATGGAGTCAACGGCGGTACTAATAGCCAATAAGGGATCGCTTAGAGATCCTGAGAAGCGTGAGAAAATATATGATGTGCTAACCCTTTTAAAGGGGGTTGTTGATGGGAGAAAGAAATTGCATATTTTTGTAAACGTGCACAAGAATAATCTTCCTCGCTTACTTGAAAAGTTGCCAGCTCTTAAGAAACCCACAATAGCGCCACTATCAGATGAAAACTGGTATTCAGTGAACACGGTGATAGATAGGGATCAGTTTATAGAGATACTTCCGATGTTAAGGAGACTTGCGCAAGGATTAGTTGTCTATGAACCTAGACAAGTCCTCCCATTAGAAGAGATAACATCAAATGAAAAAGCGCTGAAGGGGGGAATGAAATATGCCTCTGAAAATTCTTAG
- the hisF gene encoding imidazole glycerol phosphate synthase subunit HisF, with translation MALTKRIIPCLDVDHGRVVKGINFVGLRDAGDPVELARRYCDDGADEIVFLDITASAEKRSILKDVVRAVAAEINIPFTVGGGIRSIEDVNIVLSSGADKISINTAAVERPWLIGEIAETFGSQCVVLAIDAKRRYERRLDRIVLDTAEGPCWFEVYTHGGRKPTGLDALEWAAKGAELGAGEILLTSMDRDGTENGYDIELTRSIAERVNIPVIASGGAGKPEHFFEAFTLGKADAALAASVFHYSKYPIPVIKRFLSERSVPVRI, from the coding sequence ATGGCACTAACAAAGCGTATAATTCCATGTCTAGATGTTGATCACGGCAGGGTTGTTAAGGGAATAAATTTTGTTGGTTTAAGGGATGCTGGCGACCCTGTTGAGCTTGCCAGGCGCTATTGTGATGATGGTGCAGATGAAATTGTCTTCCTTGATATAACAGCTTCGGCAGAGAAGAGGAGCATATTGAAGGATGTTGTTAGGGCTGTAGCTGCCGAGATAAATATACCATTCACTGTTGGGGGTGGAATAAGAAGTATTGAGGATGTTAATATTGTCCTATCGAGTGGGGCTGATAAAATATCTATTAATACGGCGGCTGTTGAAAGACCATGGCTGATAGGGGAGATCGCTGAAACATTCGGTTCACAATGCGTTGTTTTGGCTATAGACGCCAAGAGAAGATATGAGCGGAGGCTGGATAGAATAGTTTTAGATACCGCTGAAGGTCCATGCTGGTTTGAAGTTTACACGCATGGCGGTCGTAAACCAACTGGTTTAGATGCTCTTGAATGGGCTGCTAAAGGTGCTGAGTTAGGCGCCGGAGAGATATTGCTGACATCAATGGATAGAGACGGAACAGAGAATGGGTACGATATTGAATTGACTAGGAGCATTGCTGAACGCGTGAATATACCAGTTATAGCTAGCGGCGGAGCTGGTAAGCCAGAGCATTTTTTCGAGGCTTTCACGCTTGGTAAGGCTGATGCTGCATTAGCAGCATCAGTTTTCCACTATAGTAAGTATCCTATACCAGTCATTAAACGCTTTCTAAGCGAGAGGAGTGTGCCCGTTAGGATTTGA
- the hisC gene encoding histidinol-phosphate transaminase, which yields MNGKRIIAEVISGSQNLSIYDVGETINRLALKIGKKPSEILKLNSNENFFVPLDFIRNILEQIVEEIDPRIYPRDELRELKEAIAEYHNISPNNVVIGAGSDQLIDLTSRIFLKNDYEALSIEPTFGIYERFTRLQGAIYRGVPLKDDFSLDIDAILSSVTPKTRIIFICSPNNPTANQFKRDEIMYLAERFDGLVAVDEAYADFATATLIDVVDSLENVLVFRTFSKAFGLAGLRIGYAVTNERLAKTISERFQMPYPVSVTAVKAVTKMLERAEYIKTLVKEVKAERSRLIDSLNRIRGVRAFPSETNFVLFQVNRDSLTTYRGLLNRGVIVRNIGRVLRFENCLRVTVAPAPMMDRFIRELEGVLGEDVWEVY from the coding sequence TTGAATGGGAAGAGAATAATCGCTGAGGTGATTTCCGGCTCTCAGAATCTGAGCATATATGATGTTGGTGAGACTATTAACAGGTTAGCGTTAAAAATTGGCAAAAAACCATCTGAAATTCTAAAATTGAATTCTAATGAAAATTTCTTTGTACCATTAGATTTCATCAGAAATATACTTGAACAGATTGTTGAGGAGATTGATCCCAGAATTTACCCGCGGGATGAGCTTAGGGAGCTTAAAGAAGCCATAGCTGAATACCATAATATTTCCCCAAATAACGTTGTTATCGGCGCTGGCAGCGACCAACTCATAGATTTAACTTCAAGAATATTCCTTAAAAATGACTATGAAGCCCTATCGATTGAGCCAACTTTTGGGATCTATGAGCGTTTCACGAGGCTTCAAGGTGCAATATATAGGGGTGTTCCCTTAAAAGATGACTTTTCACTTGATATCGACGCTATTTTATCCTCGGTGACTCCTAAAACCAGAATAATCTTTATCTGCTCACCTAATAATCCAACCGCGAATCAGTTTAAACGTGATGAAATTATGTATTTGGCTGAGAGATTTGATGGTTTAGTGGCTGTAGATGAAGCCTACGCTGATTTTGCTACGGCAACTCTAATTGACGTCGTGGATTCTTTAGAAAATGTTTTGGTTTTTAGAACCTTTTCTAAGGCTTTTGGTTTAGCGGGGTTGAGGATAGGCTATGCCGTGACAAACGAGAGATTGGCAAAAACCATTAGTGAGAGGTTCCAGATGCCATATCCGGTTTCCGTGACAGCGGTTAAAGCCGTCACTAAAATGTTAGAGAGAGCGGAATACATAAAAACATTGGTGAAGGAGGTTAAGGCTGAAAGGTCTAGGCTTATTGATTCCCTCAATAGAATAAGGGGCGTAAGGGCTTTTCCATCCGAGACAAATTTTGTGCTTTTCCAAGTTAATAGAGATTCATTAACCACATATAGAGGACTTTTGAATAGAGGGGTTATTGTGAGAAATATTGGTCGAGTATTGAGGTTTGAGAATTGCCTAAGAGTTACGGTTGCTCCCGCCCCGATGATGGATCGCTTCATAAGGGAATTGGAGGGTGTTTTAGGGGAAGATGTCTGGGAAGTATATTGA
- a CDS encoding archaellum operon transcriptional activator EarA family protein: MKRRRSTLEIYIDILKKISLGVSKPTNLMYKTNLSWLSLNKALKSLVSQGLIIVVEKDGRRFYKITEDGRRILEQLEKARKLLLA; encoded by the coding sequence ATGAAGCGGAGAAGATCAACGCTGGAAATATACATAGATATTCTTAAAAAAATCAGCTTGGGGGTCAGTAAGCCGACTAATCTTATGTATAAGACTAATCTATCCTGGTTATCGCTGAATAAAGCCTTGAAATCATTAGTATCCCAGGGACTAATAATTGTTGTAGAAAAAGATGGAAGAAGATTCTATAAGATAACCGAGGATGGGCGGAGGATTCTTGAGCAACTTGAGAAAGCTAGAAAACTATTGCTCGCATAA
- the hisA gene encoding 1-(5-phosphoribosyl)-5-[(5-phosphoribosylamino)methylideneamino]imidazole-4-carboxamide isomerase, translating to MLIIPAVDIMGGKVVRLVRGDPEQAKSYDYLGDPVTVAKRWESEGAQLIHVVDLDAALGFGENTRIIENITHSVNIPVQVGGGIRSVERAHRLVDAGVTRIVLGSLAFKSIESLKLLLENLGSERIVIALDYLNNRVMIGGWRESAHLTLREAAVFFSSLGVKYFLVTSIKHDGVMMGPDVEGLSRILDLGVNIMASGGIRSLNDIAVLRDLGVYGVIIGRALYEGYFTLKEALKISLGRE from the coding sequence TTGCTTATAATACCAGCTGTCGACATAATGGGCGGTAAAGTTGTTAGATTGGTGAGGGGGGATCCTGAACAAGCGAAATCATATGATTATTTAGGTGACCCTGTAACCGTTGCCAAAAGATGGGAGTCTGAGGGTGCACAGCTAATTCATGTTGTGGATTTGGATGCAGCTCTCGGATTTGGGGAGAATACGCGGATTATAGAGAATATCACTCACTCAGTAAATATTCCAGTGCAGGTTGGGGGTGGAATAAGAAGTGTTGAGCGGGCGCATCGGTTAGTTGATGCTGGTGTTACAAGGATAGTTCTTGGCTCCCTAGCCTTCAAAAGTATAGAATCCCTCAAACTTCTTTTGGAGAATCTTGGAAGCGAAAGAATAGTTATAGCCCTAGACTACTTGAATAACAGGGTTATGATTGGTGGCTGGAGGGAATCGGCACATTTAACGCTAAGAGAAGCCGCTGTATTCTTCTCATCCCTGGGGGTGAAATATTTCTTGGTCACATCGATTAAGCATGATGGGGTAATGATGGGTCCTGATGTGGAGGGTTTATCTAGAATTCTTGATTTAGGTGTTAATATAATGGCTTCTGGTGGAATAAGGAGCTTGAATGATATAGCCGTTTTAAGGGATCTAGGCGTTTACGGCGTTATTATTGGTAGGGCATTATACGAGGGCTACTTCACGCTTAAGGAAGCCTTAAAAATATCATTGGGCAGAGAATAA
- the hisI gene encoding phosphoribosyl-AMP cyclohydrolase — protein sequence MRSLKTVKIGELNFEKRGGLLPVVVQEYGSGRVLTLAYVNREAVERTVETGYAHFFRRSHGKVMMKGETSGNIQEIVEILVDCDHDALLYIVKPKGPACHLGEETCFHNRLRK from the coding sequence TTGAGGAGCCTAAAAACCGTTAAAATAGGTGAGCTTAACTTTGAGAAGCGCGGTGGGCTTCTGCCAGTAGTAGTACAAGAATACGGTTCTGGAAGAGTCTTAACATTAGCCTATGTGAATAGAGAGGCGGTGGAAAGGACCGTTGAGACTGGGTATGCGCACTTCTTTAGGCGCTCACATGGTAAGGTTATGATGAAGGGAGAGACATCTGGAAATATTCAAGAAATCGTTGAAATACTTGTCGACTGTGATCACGATGCACTATTATATATTGTGAAGCCTAAGGGTCCAGCATGTCATCTGGGCGAAGAGACATGCTTCCACAATAGGTTGAGGAAGTAG
- a CDS encoding ATP-binding protein: protein MVSRCNRCKMGKAEVYLAHSNLNLCPDCFMLLTERRVKHTIDAHKMLSKNDKIGVAVSGGKDSSSLAYILNSLFEKIDMTLIYIDLGVPEYSKHCLERVESLAKMLDRNLVVFSLEKDLGFKIEDFKQTIYGRKICSACGAIKRYLLNKIAYDLGLTKIATGHNLDDTVEALFNFYIEGNVESMLRLKPYLPKTHPKLVPKIKPLIGLTDFECLLYAEYRGLPIRTIECQFSKGSRMQKRKELLNIIAEKMPNFKHSFINSHFKRILPNLEIALGNREIKIYECPTCSMPTSLEGMPCHFCKITSTLKRGEVKVA from the coding sequence ATGGTTAGCAGATGTAACAGATGTAAGATGGGTAAGGCTGAGGTTTACTTAGCCCACTCTAACCTTAATCTTTGCCCCGACTGTTTTATGCTTCTAACGGAAAGGAGAGTAAAACACACTATTGACGCTCATAAAATGCTATCTAAAAATGATAAGATAGGTGTAGCTGTCTCAGGTGGAAAGGATAGCTCAAGTTTAGCATATATTTTAAACTCCCTCTTTGAGAAGATCGATATGACTCTAATTTATATTGACTTGGGTGTTCCAGAATACTCGAAGCATTGCCTAGAAAGGGTTGAGTCGCTTGCTAAAATGTTAGATAGAAATCTTGTCGTATTTAGTCTGGAGAAGGATCTAGGTTTTAAGATAGAGGATTTTAAGCAGACCATTTATGGCAGGAAGATATGCTCGGCTTGTGGAGCAATAAAACGCTACTTGCTTAATAAAATCGCATATGATCTAGGTCTAACTAAGATCGCAACTGGACATAACTTAGATGATACAGTTGAAGCCCTCTTCAATTTCTATATAGAAGGCAATGTTGAATCTATGCTGAGGCTAAAACCATATCTGCCAAAAACGCATCCAAAGCTTGTGCCGAAAATAAAGCCTCTCATAGGATTAACTGATTTTGAGTGCCTCCTCTATGCCGAGTATAGGGGATTGCCGATTAGAACAATTGAATGCCAGTTCTCCAAGGGATCTAGAATGCAAAAGAGGAAAGAATTGCTAAATATCATAGCCGAAAAGATGCCAAATTTTAAACATTCATTCATTAATTCCCACTTTAAGAGGATACTGCCTAATCTTGAGATAGCATTAGGTAACCGTGAAATCAAAATATACGAGTGCCCTACATGTAGTATGCCAACATCCTTAGAGGGGATGCCATGCCACTTCTGTAAGATTACCAGCACATTAAAGAGGGGCGAAGTTAAGGTAGCATAG
- the hisB gene encoding imidazoleglycerol-phosphate dehydratase HisB: MRDLREAEYYRKTSETEVKVRVKLDGSGIASIRTGISFLDHMLKSLSSHSLIDMSIEASGDLSHHVVEDVAICLGEAIRKALGDMVSVRRFGYAIVPMDCSLAFAAIDLSNRPYSKIDLKIEGGHIEDTPREDIYHFLETLANSLRANIHIWVQYGLNDHHKVEAAFKALALSLRQAVSIDPLRSGVPSSKGVL, translated from the coding sequence GTGCGAGATTTGAGGGAAGCTGAATATTATAGGAAGACATCTGAAACCGAGGTTAAAGTTAGGGTTAAACTGGACGGCTCCGGGATAGCGAGTATCCGTACAGGCATCTCTTTTCTAGACCATATGCTTAAGTCTCTGTCATCCCATAGCCTAATCGACATGTCTATTGAAGCATCCGGCGATTTAAGTCATCATGTTGTTGAAGATGTCGCCATATGTCTGGGCGAAGCCATAAGAAAGGCTCTTGGCGACATGGTTAGCGTAAGGAGATTTGGTTACGCTATTGTTCCAATGGACTGTTCGCTTGCATTTGCGGCAATAGACCTATCTAATAGGCCATACTCAAAAATCGACTTGAAGATTGAGGGTGGACATATAGAGGACACTCCCCGCGAAGACATATATCACTTCTTAGAGACTCTAGCAAACTCGCTTAGAGCAAACATACACATATGGGTCCAATATGGCTTGAATGATCACCATAAGGTTGAGGCGGCTTTTAAGGCTCTAGCCCTCTCATTGAGACAAGCGGTCTCAATAGATCCATTAAGGAGTGGAGTACCTAGCTCTAAAGGTGTCTTATAA
- the hisH gene encoding imidazole glycerol phosphate synthase subunit HisH, producing the protein MPRATIINYGVGNLFSIKCSLERNGFTTTLCSSISPSLRDADAIILPGVGNFRAIENMRDIIDELIGIIRGGVPTLGICLGMQILLDESEESFCRGLGIIHGKVVRLPSSVKIPHIGWNNLEIINPLEILDDVNEGDYFYFAHSYYPMPSSRDVIVAETEYGVRFTSVIAYRNIFGVQFHPEKSGRAGEKIIRNFLRIIKQ; encoded by the coding sequence ATGCCCAGGGCAACTATAATAAACTATGGTGTCGGAAACCTATTTAGCATAAAATGCTCCTTGGAAAGAAACGGTTTCACTACGACCCTATGCTCAAGCATATCGCCCTCACTCAGAGATGCAGATGCTATAATTCTTCCAGGGGTTGGCAATTTTAGGGCTATAGAGAATATGCGGGACATTATTGATGAATTAATAGGGATTATTAGGGGTGGTGTACCAACTTTGGGAATATGCCTTGGCATGCAGATCCTCCTCGATGAGAGTGAAGAAAGCTTCTGTAGGGGACTGGGCATTATACACGGTAAAGTTGTTAGGCTACCTTCTAGCGTTAAAATTCCACATATTGGCTGGAATAACCTAGAAATAATTAATCCATTAGAGATACTGGATGATGTAAATGAAGGAGACTATTTCTATTTCGCCCATAGCTATTATCCCATGCCATCAAGTAGAGACGTTATTGTCGCAGAGACAGAGTATGGTGTTAGATTTACATCCGTCATAGCGTATAGGAACATTTTTGGAGTCCAATTCCATCCGGAAAAATCTGGAAGAGCAGGTGAGAAAATAATTAGAAATTTCCTGAGGATCATTAAGCAATGA
- a CDS encoding helix-turn-helix domain-containing protein, producing MTQVVGEYKKVSEKKQNMGELKKVLENEEKSRVINRIESTLMKLGLSRNEAKVYTFLIRKGEAKASEISNALLLNRTETYRILMNLQRIGLVSTVFEKPLRFVALPLEKSLSLLIEAKKMNINMLEIEKEKIIESWRLLPKHDIPMLQREIFQVLEGYEHINLKVRDMIENSESEIYACMSEDYLGRFYYAGLLDILEKNARKGIKVMFIMNDSPKNTFFTKDLKKSNIKCLKFNPEEIPFFIISDNKELILFLNYFTGEHKIGRPAALYTNCSVLIKALHRLFQSFWDSSAK from the coding sequence ATGACTCAAGTTGTCGGAGAATATAAAAAAGTTTCTGAAAAGAAGCAGAATATGGGTGAATTGAAAAAGGTTCTTGAGAATGAGGAAAAGAGTAGGGTTATTAATAGGATAGAAAGTACCCTCATGAAGCTTGGTCTCTCAAGAAATGAGGCGAAAGTTTACACTTTCCTCATTAGGAAGGGGGAGGCGAAAGCTAGCGAAATATCGAATGCTCTACTGCTCAATAGGACAGAGACATATAGGATATTAATGAACCTTCAGAGAATTGGTTTAGTATCAACTGTTTTTGAGAAGCCGTTGAGGTTCGTTGCTCTACCACTTGAGAAATCACTTAGCTTGCTAATAGAGGCTAAAAAGATGAACATAAATATGCTTGAAATCGAGAAGGAGAAGATAATTGAAAGCTGGCGTTTGCTACCTAAACATGATATTCCTATGCTTCAGAGGGAAATCTTTCAGGTTCTTGAAGGATATGAGCATATAAATTTAAAAGTTAGGGATATGATCGAGAATTCTGAGAGCGAAATATATGCTTGTATGTCAGAGGATTATTTGGGTCGCTTCTATTATGCTGGGCTACTAGATATTTTAGAGAAGAATGCGCGGAAAGGAATTAAAGTCATGTTTATAATGAATGACTCCCCGAAAAACACCTTCTTCACTAAAGATTTGAAGAAAAGCAATATTAAGTGTTTAAAGTTTAATCCCGAGGAAATACCCTTCTTTATTATCTCAGATAATAAGGAGCTAATATTATTTCTCAATTATTTTACTGGTGAGCATAAAATAGGTAGACCAGCTGCTCTCTACACGAATTGCTCTGTTCTTATAAAGGCTCTTCATAGGCTCTTCCAGAGTTTTTGGGATAGCTCTGCCAAATAG
- a CDS encoding archaellum operon transcriptional activator EarA family protein, protein MVKKRSKMELYLEVLRTISRGVNKPTNIMYKCNLSWMNSREILNSLVEQNLVTVIENNNRRIYRITERGRKVLEYFENAPNIFLIYRRRRGSSSLK, encoded by the coding sequence ATGGTTAAGAAGAGATCAAAAATGGAGTTATATCTGGAGGTTTTAAGGACAATAAGTAGGGGGGTTAATAAGCCAACAAACATAATGTACAAATGTAATCTTTCTTGGATGAACTCTAGAGAGATCTTAAACTCACTTGTTGAACAAAATCTTGTCACAGTTATCGAAAATAATAATCGTAGAATCTATAGGATAACGGAGAGGGGGAGGAAAGTGCTGGAATACTTTGAGAATGCACCAAACATATTCTTGATATATAGGAGGCGGAGAGGCTCTTCCTCCCTTAAATAA
- a CDS encoding class II glutamine amidotransferase, whose protein sequence is MCRLFGAISVNPLCVTKYLLDDPYSLYVQSKIDPSRLQSDGWGIGFYINGFLKVIKSEKPLYEDYERFKLTVSSIKSNIVIAHVRRASNPRGLPREKLISIENSQPFYYGNHLFAHNGTITIPDDVAQLLGDWRLKIRGLNDSEVYFWYIIKEISEGKNLLEALKNFHDTLSRIWFEKRDKYPSISRPYIGLNMIFSDGEKLYAYCKYDEVLDGKAKSLCYRDQPAMQMTYILDGKRLIVASERTNSEENWQPLRSGQLIIGQIVNGGIKIHVENVE, encoded by the coding sequence ATGTGTAGGCTTTTTGGTGCAATATCTGTTAATCCATTATGTGTTACAAAGTATTTGCTTGATGATCCATATTCACTATATGTTCAAAGTAAAATTGATCCATCAAGGTTGCAGAGTGATGGTTGGGGTATAGGCTTTTATATCAATGGTTTTTTGAAAGTGATTAAGAGTGAAAAACCTCTTTATGAGGATTATGAGAGGTTCAAGCTCACCGTCAGCAGTATTAAATCTAATATTGTTATTGCTCATGTAAGGAGAGCAAGTAACCCGAGAGGTTTACCGCGGGAAAAGCTCATTTCAATAGAGAATTCTCAGCCATTCTATTACGGTAACCACTTGTTTGCTCATAATGGCACCATAACAATACCTGATGATGTCGCGCAGTTATTGGGCGATTGGCGACTGAAAATAAGGGGGCTTAATGACAGCGAGGTATACTTCTGGTACATAATTAAGGAGATATCCGAGGGAAAAAATCTGCTGGAAGCATTAAAAAATTTCCATGATACTCTCTCGAGAATTTGGTTTGAAAAAAGAGATAAATATCCCAGTATAAGTAGGCCTTACATTGGTTTAAACATGATTTTCAGCGATGGCGAAAAATTATATGCGTACTGTAAATATGATGAAGTTTTGGACGGTAAGGCTAAATCCTTATGCTACAGAGATCAGCCGGCAATGCAGATGACGTATATTTTAGACGGGAAGAGGCTGATAGTTGCATCTGAGAGAACGAATTCCGAAGAAAATTGGCAGCCTTTAAGAAGCGGACAGCTAATAATTGGACAAATAGTTAATGGGGGAATAAAGATTCATGTTGAGAATGTTGAGTAA